In Paenibacillus guangzhouensis, a single window of DNA contains:
- a CDS encoding CBS domain-containing protein has protein sequence MKTLREIMTTNCETVTPDENIYQIAVMMEQNDIGFVPVVRGDRLIGVVTDRDLAVRGYATKRPGSTPAEEVMTKDIVTASPDMSVDEAAELMSREMIRRLAVVEDGRLVGVVAIGDLAMQDQFQHMASSALRDISEHTDVPHH, from the coding sequence ATGAAAACTTTACGTGAAATTATGACAACCAATTGCGAGACCGTTACACCAGATGAGAATATCTACCAAATTGCTGTGATGATGGAGCAGAATGATATCGGCTTCGTGCCGGTTGTGAGAGGCGACAGATTGATTGGTGTTGTCACAGACCGTGATCTGGCGGTTCGTGGATATGCGACCAAGCGGCCGGGCTCTACGCCTGCCGAAGAAGTAATGACGAAAGACATTGTTACGGCATCACCGGATATGTCTGTGGATGAAGCAGCAGAGCTGATGTCGAGGGAGATGATTCGTCGGCTAGCGGTCGTAGAGGATGGCCGCCTTGTTGGCGTGGTAGCGATAGGTGATCTCGCTATGCAGGATCAATTCCAACATATGGCCAGCAGTGCGCTTCGGGATATATCCGAACACACGGATGTGCCGCATCATTAA
- a CDS encoding glycosyl hydrolase family 18 protein, with protein sequence MILLTSCRTAAPTPPPKESAQPPEQETAHCSNRIILGWNAFGTTEKYVAQNNKAPLVNVVSPSWFRLHEKDLLHSSLDPSYIHWAHQSGRHVWPLFGNRFDSSLTHKILSNKKKREQLIQQLRNLLVKNDIDGINVDFENIDIQDKEVYVSFIRELHAALHPHGILVSVDVSRENPDPFWSGSFDRRELGKAADYIIMMGYDEDLSEGGKIGSVASLPWVEQGVQLLLKEVPARKVILAVPFYTRDWVTNLHTKKSEQMELTLVEAKKIIEGKGLKKAWDTNSKQYRVEYTEDEKKHQIWVEDEKSMKERLELVDRYKLRGAAVWFMGQEPPEIWDAFRK encoded by the coding sequence ATGATCCTACTCACATCATGCCGTACAGCAGCCCCTACTCCTCCACCAAAAGAATCCGCGCAGCCGCCAGAACAAGAGACCGCCCACTGCAGCAATCGCATCATTTTAGGATGGAACGCTTTTGGCACAACAGAGAAATATGTCGCGCAGAATAACAAAGCCCCGCTTGTGAATGTCGTATCGCCTAGCTGGTTCCGATTGCATGAGAAGGATTTGTTGCATTCTTCACTGGACCCGAGTTACATCCACTGGGCGCATCAATCCGGCCGACATGTCTGGCCTCTATTCGGGAATCGATTCGATTCCAGTCTCACGCACAAGATCCTAAGCAATAAAAAGAAACGGGAACAATTGATTCAACAGCTGCGCAACTTGCTCGTGAAGAATGATATCGATGGAATCAATGTTGATTTTGAAAATATCGATATTCAAGATAAAGAAGTGTATGTATCCTTCATTCGTGAACTTCATGCAGCACTACATCCTCATGGCATCCTCGTCTCTGTGGATGTCAGCCGTGAAAACCCGGATCCTTTCTGGTCTGGCAGTTTTGATCGGCGAGAGCTCGGTAAGGCTGCCGACTATATCATTATGATGGGGTATGACGAGGATTTAAGCGAAGGCGGAAAAATCGGCTCTGTCGCCTCCTTACCATGGGTCGAGCAAGGGGTTCAATTGTTATTAAAAGAGGTGCCCGCACGCAAGGTCATTCTTGCGGTTCCTTTCTACACAAGAGATTGGGTGACCAACCTCCACACGAAAAAATCAGAGCAAATGGAGCTTACGCTCGTAGAGGCCAAAAAAATAATAGAAGGTAAAGGGTTAAAGAAAGCGTGGGATACGAATTCAAAACAATATCGGGTGGAATATACCGAGGATGAGAAGAAGCATCAAATCTGGGTGGAAGATGAGAAATCCATGAAAGAGCGCTTAGAACTCGTTGACCGCTACAAACTAAGAGGGGCGGCTGTCTGGTTTATGGGCCAGGAGCCGCCTGAAATATGGGATGCGTTTCGCAAATAG
- a CDS encoding DUF421 domain-containing protein, with product MNEMFEIVIRSIASFGLMMVIARILGKATISQMTYHDFVAAITLGAITANLAFNVKMSGWQLLVALIIFGGIAYLFLVLAMNSRMIRKWISGQPTVIIQEGQILENNMRKLKFTLDTLNQELREKNIFNIEEVEYAVLELNGKLSVLRKEEYLPVTRKDFKMKSTKQLFPIELIMDGEIIDDNLNQNGVNKTWLLQQVKKRGLAVEDVSYAVKSSNGHLFLDPFKDRVKHPVDKE from the coding sequence ATGAATGAGATGTTCGAGATCGTGATCCGATCTATCGCGTCGTTTGGGCTCATGATGGTCATTGCACGGATACTAGGCAAAGCGACGATCTCCCAAATGACCTATCACGATTTTGTAGCGGCTATCACGCTCGGGGCAATCACAGCCAACCTCGCATTTAATGTGAAAATGAGTGGTTGGCAGCTGCTCGTTGCTCTAATTATTTTCGGCGGTATTGCCTACTTGTTCTTGGTGCTTGCGATGAACAGCCGTATGATCCGCAAATGGATATCCGGTCAGCCGACGGTTATTATTCAAGAAGGACAAATTCTAGAGAATAATATGCGGAAGTTGAAGTTTACCCTCGACACCTTAAATCAGGAGCTGCGGGAGAAAAATATATTTAATATTGAAGAAGTCGAATATGCGGTGCTGGAGCTGAACGGCAAATTGTCCGTACTGCGCAAAGAAGAGTATCTGCCCGTTACACGCAAAGATTTTAAGATGAAAAGCACGAAGCAACTTTTTCCGATCGAGCTGATCATGGACGGCGAGATTATCGACGATAATCTGAATCAGAATGGGGTCAACAAGACATGGCTATTGCAGCAAGTAAAGAAGAGAGGGCTTGCGGTTGAAGATGTAAGCTATGCCGTCAAGAGCTCCAATGGCCACTTGTTCTTGGACCCGTTCAAAGATCGGGTCAAACATCCCGTGGACAAAGAATAG